One stretch of Natronobacterium gregoryi SP2 DNA includes these proteins:
- a CDS encoding potassium channel family protein, producing MQPLSLFAGAVVLLAVIVDILWTTLWVDGGSGPLSGRLTTTVWQGLRLGSRDDSRALSLAGPLILALTLALWIALLWIGWTLLFAGGRVALVSAHTGEPADWSGYLYYVAYTMFTNGNGDYTPTSATWELASSFTTATGMAFVTLGVSYVLAVLGAVSEKRSFASDVTGLGKRSEAFVRTSWNENTRTNGDDPLDGLDLPLESMASQLSLLAEQHKSYPILHYYHSESGDEASAMAVPILDEALTLYRYGLPDDEGLDPALVENARSSTESYLETLDAAFIEPSEEPPPEPDLDRLRKEGVPTVSDEAFATSLEDLSDRRRKLLGIVRADAWEWPPGDDEDGVTR from the coding sequence ATGCAACCACTGTCTCTGTTCGCGGGGGCTGTCGTACTCCTCGCGGTGATCGTGGACATCCTCTGGACGACGCTGTGGGTCGACGGCGGCTCCGGACCGCTATCCGGCCGGCTGACGACGACGGTCTGGCAGGGCCTTCGCCTGGGAAGTCGGGACGACTCCCGTGCACTCAGCCTCGCTGGGCCGCTCATTCTCGCGCTCACGCTTGCGCTGTGGATCGCGCTGCTGTGGATCGGCTGGACGCTGCTTTTCGCCGGCGGGAGAGTGGCCCTTGTCAGCGCCCACACCGGCGAGCCAGCGGACTGGTCGGGCTATCTCTACTACGTCGCCTACACCATGTTCACCAACGGGAACGGCGACTACACGCCCACGAGCGCGACCTGGGAGCTCGCCAGTTCGTTCACGACCGCGACCGGCATGGCATTCGTCACGCTCGGCGTCTCCTACGTCCTCGCCGTCCTGGGTGCGGTCTCGGAGAAACGGTCGTTCGCCAGCGACGTCACCGGCCTCGGCAAACGAAGCGAAGCGTTCGTCCGCACCAGCTGGAACGAGAACACCCGGACGAACGGGGACGACCCGCTCGATGGCCTCGACCTGCCACTCGAGTCGATGGCCTCGCAACTGTCGCTGCTCGCGGAGCAACACAAGTCCTACCCGATCCTCCACTACTACCACAGCGAGAGCGGCGACGAGGCCTCGGCGATGGCCGTCCCGATCTTAGACGAAGCCCTGACGCTGTACCGCTACGGACTACCCGACGACGAGGGTCTCGACCCAGCGCTCGTCGAGAACGCCCGCTCGAGCACCGAAAGCTACCTCGAGACGCTAGACGCGGCGTTTATCGAACCGTCCGAAGAGCCCCCGCCCGAACCCGACCTCGACCGCCTCCGCAAAGAGGGAGTGCCGACTGTCTCCGACGAGGCGTTTGCTACCTCGCTCGAGGATCTCTCCGACCGCCGGCGGAAACTGCTGGGAATCGTTCGAGCCGACGCCTGGGAGTGGCCGCCCGGCGACGACGAGGACGGCGTCACCCGGTGA
- the hisG gene encoding ATP phosphoribosyltransferase, translated as MRIAVPNKGRLHEPTIDLLERAGLHLENGADRKLYADTVDSDVSVLFARAADIPEYVADGAADMGITGYDQIREARVESVAELLDLEFGSCRLVLAAPEDGDIETVADLEGGTVATEFPNITRNFFAESGVDPDVVEVTGATELTPHVEMADAIVDITSTGTTLKMNRLAVVEEVLSSSVRLFAREDVLEEPKVEEVRTALASVKQAEGKRYLMMNVPGGRLDDVRDVIPGMGGPTVMDIADEDDDGKVAVHAVVDEHDVFETITEVKNAGASDVLVTEIERLVE; from the coding sequence ATGCGAATCGCCGTTCCCAACAAGGGCCGCCTGCACGAGCCGACGATCGACCTTCTCGAGCGGGCGGGGCTTCATCTCGAGAACGGTGCCGACCGGAAGTTGTACGCCGACACCGTCGACTCCGACGTCTCCGTCCTCTTTGCCCGTGCGGCGGACATCCCGGAGTACGTCGCCGACGGCGCGGCGGATATGGGGATCACCGGGTACGACCAGATTCGAGAGGCTCGCGTCGAAAGCGTCGCCGAACTGTTGGATCTCGAGTTCGGGTCCTGCAGGCTCGTCCTCGCTGCCCCCGAAGACGGCGACATCGAGACAGTCGCGGACCTCGAAGGTGGGACCGTCGCGACCGAGTTTCCGAACATCACACGGAACTTCTTCGCCGAGAGCGGCGTCGATCCCGACGTCGTCGAGGTAACCGGTGCGACCGAACTCACGCCACACGTCGAGATGGCAGACGCCATCGTCGACATCACTAGCACGGGGACGACGCTGAAGATGAACCGGCTGGCGGTCGTCGAGGAGGTGCTCTCGAGTTCCGTCCGACTCTTTGCCCGGGAGGACGTTCTGGAGGAGCCGAAAGTCGAAGAGGTACGGACCGCGCTGGCCTCGGTCAAACAGGCCGAGGGCAAGCGTTACCTGATGATGAACGTTCCCGGTGGTCGACTCGACGACGTTCGAGACGTCATCCCGGGAATGGGTGGGCCGACGGTGATGGACATCGCGGACGAAGACGACGACGGCAAAGTCGCTGTCCACGCGGTCGTCGACGAGCACGACGTCTTCGAGACGATCACGGAGGTCAAGAACGCGGGCGCAAGCGACGTGCTGGTGACCGAAATCGAGCGGCTGGTCGAGTAG
- a CDS encoding DUF7344 domain-containing protein: protein MTLHLDRPVPPETSVTDVLPPARDQLRHALENDRRRMVLRSILEANEPITVGALAGQLADDESDPTLVTTLLERRQRVYVTLRRTHLPLLESCSLVVYDRERGVVSPGRELSTLESLLAGEETPLESAKESTTR from the coding sequence ATGACGCTCCATCTGGACCGACCAGTCCCTCCCGAAACCAGTGTCACCGACGTTCTTCCGCCCGCTCGAGACCAACTCCGTCACGCGCTCGAGAACGACCGGCGTCGGATGGTGCTGCGCTCGATTCTCGAGGCCAACGAACCGATCACAGTCGGGGCCCTCGCCGGGCAACTCGCCGACGACGAGAGCGACCCAACGCTCGTCACGACGCTGCTCGAGCGACGCCAGCGCGTCTACGTCACTCTGCGACGGACTCACCTCCCGTTGCTCGAGTCCTGTAGCCTCGTCGTCTACGACCGGGAACGCGGCGTCGTCTCGCCCGGCCGAGAGCTGTCGACGCTCGAGTCGCTGTTGGCAGGTGAGGAGACGCCACTCGAAAGCGCCAAAGAGAGCACGACCCGGTAG
- a CDS encoding RNA methyltransferase, whose product MYLLELGGENEAFALQEAASAAADVRPIAPGLALANAVSPERVRGLAYTHRASDLVGRTDADPESAQALLEAASLDSDREGTIAVRATDVHGSTGVSTERVERALGRVLVDRGFSVDLDEPDHVLRATFSEGRVPTVDDGRGDRVSVCALGWLAAESVRDFGTRAPTDKPFFQPGSMDPLLARAIANVAGARPKATILDPMCGTGGVLVEAGLVGADVIGTDAQWKMTNGACENLEHFLEVDAPSPAGVERGSWAVGRGDATRLPLADDAVDGVVFDAPYGRQSKIDSHRLEDLVAGALSEARRVASRAVVVADRSWASEAREAGWELEASFERRVHRSLTRYVLVLSGDEA is encoded by the coding sequence GTGTATCTGCTCGAGCTCGGCGGCGAGAACGAGGCGTTCGCGCTCCAGGAGGCTGCAAGCGCCGCGGCCGACGTTCGTCCGATAGCGCCCGGTCTGGCCCTTGCGAACGCCGTTTCTCCCGAGCGCGTCCGCGGACTTGCCTACACCCACCGCGCGAGCGACCTCGTCGGCCGGACGGACGCCGACCCCGAGAGCGCACAGGCCTTGCTCGAGGCCGCGTCACTCGATTCAGACCGCGAGGGCACTATCGCCGTGCGTGCGACCGACGTCCACGGGTCGACGGGCGTCAGTACGGAACGCGTCGAGCGCGCGCTGGGCCGGGTGCTCGTCGACCGTGGGTTTTCGGTCGACCTCGACGAGCCCGATCACGTCCTGCGCGCGACGTTCTCGGAGGGACGCGTCCCCACGGTCGACGACGGCCGCGGTGATCGCGTCTCGGTCTGTGCGCTGGGCTGGCTCGCGGCCGAAAGCGTTCGGGACTTCGGCACCCGCGCGCCGACGGACAAACCCTTCTTCCAGCCCGGTAGCATGGACCCATTACTCGCACGCGCGATCGCGAACGTCGCCGGAGCCCGACCGAAAGCGACGATTCTCGATCCGATGTGCGGAACGGGCGGCGTCCTCGTCGAGGCCGGACTCGTCGGCGCGGACGTGATCGGCACCGACGCCCAATGGAAGATGACCAATGGCGCTTGCGAGAACCTCGAGCACTTCCTCGAGGTCGACGCGCCTTCGCCGGCCGGCGTCGAACGCGGCTCGTGGGCGGTCGGTCGCGGCGACGCAACCCGACTTCCGCTGGCCGACGACGCCGTCGACGGCGTCGTCTTCGACGCCCCCTACGGTCGACAGTCGAAGATCGACTCCCACCGACTCGAGGACCTCGTCGCCGGCGCGCTCTCGGAGGCGCGACGCGTCGCCTCGCGTGCGGTCGTCGTGGCAGATCGATCGTGGGCCAGCGAAGCGCGGGAGGCGGGGTGGGAACTCGAGGCATCATTCGAACGCCGCGTCCATCGGTCGCTGACGCGGTACGTGCTGGTACTTTCTGGTGACGAAGCGTAA
- a CDS encoding MarR family winged helix-turn-helix transcriptional regulator encodes MVSCPDRALLAALDEHGPVRVTVLAAELDAHPITITQSCDDLCSDGYVRRTTADTYVLTEDGREHLRTLTG; translated from the coding sequence ATGGTGAGCTGTCCCGACCGAGCGCTGCTCGCGGCGCTCGACGAACACGGACCCGTGCGAGTGACGGTGCTTGCAGCCGAACTCGACGCCCACCCGATCACGATCACCCAGTCCTGTGACGACCTTTGCTCGGACGGCTACGTCCGCCGAACGACGGCAGACACCTACGTTCTCACCGAGGACGGCCGGGAGCACCTGCGGACGCTCACCGGGTGA
- a CDS encoding TATA-box-binding protein, whose translation MTDPKDTINIENVVASTGIGQELDLQSVAMDLEGADYDPEQFPGLVYRTQNPKSAALIFRSGKIVCTGAKSTDDVHESLRIVFDKLRELQIQVNEDPEIVVQNIVTSADLGRNLNLNAIAIGLGLENIEYEPEQFPGLVYRLDDPEVVALLFGSGKLVITGGKKPEDAEHAVDKIVTRLEDLGLLE comes from the coding sequence ATGACGGATCCCAAGGACACCATCAACATCGAAAACGTGGTGGCGTCGACCGGTATCGGCCAGGAACTCGACCTCCAGAGCGTCGCGATGGACCTCGAGGGGGCCGACTACGACCCCGAGCAGTTCCCCGGTCTCGTCTACCGCACCCAGAATCCCAAGTCCGCTGCACTGATCTTCCGATCCGGGAAGATCGTCTGTACCGGAGCGAAAAGTACCGACGATGTCCACGAGAGCCTTCGCATCGTCTTCGACAAGCTCCGTGAACTCCAGATCCAGGTCAACGAGGACCCCGAGATCGTCGTCCAGAACATCGTCACCTCGGCCGATCTCGGACGGAACCTCAACCTGAACGCCATCGCGATCGGTCTCGGCCTCGAGAACATCGAGTACGAACCCGAGCAGTTCCCCGGCCTCGTCTACCGCCTGGACGACCCCGAAGTCGTCGCGCTGCTGTTTGGCTCCGGTAAACTGGTCATCACCGGCGGCAAGAAACCCGAGGACGCCGAACACGCCGTCGACAAGATCGTCACTCGACTCGAAGATCTCGGTCTGCTCGAGTAA